ACCCTTCCAAACTCCATAAGTGTATTCTGCACCgcaaaacaataacaaaagttcaacaaagaaaatTGTCGTCAAAGCTTCATGCATATAATCAAGGTTGAAAAAATAACACCATTAAGCTCGTTTCCATTGATCTCAAATCTAAATTCTACATtagaaaaaaaagtcaattttatctGGAAATGGGGCCTGATATATCTACAGCTGATTCGATCACATAATCCACCAACTCATGATTTATCGTATTATGCAAAATCTTAAACTTGATAAACGTTAATTTGATAAATCTCCAATCATAGCTGCTAATTTGCAAGGAAATATATAACATCTTGATCAGTTTGATTTTATATGTAGTTCTCTAAAAATCATAGGTGCTAATTTGCAAGGAACTTTAATGTGCGTATCCGAGAAGGGAAAATGGAAGAGTAGCTATGCATCGAGAGAGGAATTATGGATCTGGCAGAGCTCGATCGTGTCGCTAGGGTTTTCTGAGAGAAACCATTGCGAGAGTCGCAGAGCCACGACGACGACTCAGTTTAATCGCTtattgaagagaaaatgagagaagagGGGGTACATCAGAATCATATCCAAAATTGAGAGAAGAGACTCGGAGCAAAATGCACagaaaagagggagagaagagcgaGAAAGAGACTTACcgtttggcttggaagaagacGACCGATAGAGAGAAGAGAGACGAACGAGGAAGCTTGCGGGTTGAAGAAGAGCGAGGGAGAGAAATGCGCGAGGTTGCTTGTGggttgaagagagagaaaagaacgagggaaagagagagggggatgttgatcaaaataataaaatattcagaTGAATGGTGAACAGTAACTCGCCAATAATGGATAGCACCCAATAATTACTGTAGCTCAAGTCTTAAACTTTAGACCATTAGCTAATCTAATACGGAGGTTTTTTCTTCCATATAGCTAAAGTTTAGACTTGCttaggccattgccaatgctctgagtaggtttggattgagagcatctttcatattatttaaattcaattaataatcttactattatttataaatcatttcattttatcttattatttaaataatatttaaaatgactataactattaatattaataataatagaaataatttgtaaaaaagaattatttgttaataatattaaaatagtatgagaatattttacaataatatgtactatttgatgattaatttttctattatttttatagatattatcaaccataataatttattgaaaatggTTTAATAGTTCTTATTTAGATAATCTATCTATATTCCATCCATATAATACATCTGATACAAAAGTAGATTTTACTATATGTTATCTTTTTTCGAATTGCATATCTTGTAGAGTAGGCATTGGATACTAATTACGAGtaatacatacatgatgttTAGAATTCCTAGCggaaaaactattaacatgatctcctctaattttatttatttgtaactctaaattttaaattaattttcaatattactaatttcataatCAGATAATACAAGTGAGTCTGTATTGCTTAATacattgctattttattttactatttaactttaaatgatatattttatgatggatTATTATTTTGCTCATAGTATTGATTCTCGTGATCTATAtgatttaattcaatttaaaaatatttaaaaatatgttatatttgtttaaatatattgtaaaagttattTTTGAGATAggaataacataaaaaattaaaatgtcatTTGAGACTATACTTGCGATAAGATGATTAAGATCACATGATAAAACtgtaattatctaaaagttatactaatattttcacaatctttttaaaaattaaaactacttTTTACACTATCGATCCCAAAAATAAAGTCTTATTcaagagtatttttttaatttaagaaaattaaaaaaatacaataaaaaaatttaatttaattattaaataaattattaaatattttttaattctcaaaCAAGCCCTTCATAAGTTCATAGTTTCGCAATCGaacttttcttttacaaaaaaaagtcaaaacttgTTGTATTTTACCCAGCGTTGTCTGTAGTTTGTACAACAGGAAAAAGGCTTggatcaaaatttaaaaatcaaaatcaataaataatgcGTACGAAAGATGCCATAAAACGCATTTATTGTTTGATCCTCTTCCTGGAGCTTATTGTGACAGTTGACCTAAGCTTGTTCacaattttttcttgaataatcgtatacccataatattttatataacatattatataataatatattaaataagaaatatttttataaaacatcttataaaaataacataattttataaaaatacttcttattgaatatattattatacaatatattatacaaaatattataaataaatcttttttttcttttttctttcatttttccgAGACCAAAATTAGCAGAGAATacgagagacgagagagacTTGTACGAAGTGGCAACGAATCATACTCCAAAATCAAAACCAACTATTTCCTTATATCTAAACAAAATTCAAGAGAGATTTATCccaaaaattagaataaaaaaataacaacgaAGATTAACCTAACTATAATACGATATTAAACTctctaattttctaaaatttaaagaagtcAACACTGATTGACTTTCATGACCcccaaaataagaataaatatgtagagagaaagagagagcgtAGGTGTATGGGtaaaactccttttttttttttttttaaaaatcaactcTTTTACTTTAATAGAAGTTATTAGTTCATTATCTTGAACTTATAagaggttttttatttttattttttttataattgggttattatctttttactacctatttattacttataatgtatttaaagttttttatttttttattattttcttttaagtatttttttaacatcattaatcattaagaaaaaaaatttaaaaaatatgtaattttactaatagtcactttcttaaccattaaataaaaaaaatcaaatacaaaaagaataataaatgagtagtagaaattatcctttttttttttttttaatcaatgagGATGCAAATATGCTTTCCCATTCTCCGagttttctcataaaaaattacctatttgttataaatgatatttgccgTTTTTAGTGTGTAAGTTCTATGTAttcattctaaaaataatagataaattcgagatccatatgaaaaattattttaatgacaaaatctaattttttttcaaaaaaaatatacgagACTTGTACGCTTTTAAACTTTAATCTCAACGTGGGTTTAGatacataaaaatttcatctcatctcatcattataactttttttaaaatttgatataaaaatataataaataatttaattttttaaatttaaaaataaaaattatattctaacaatattttatttaactttcaacaaaatattttatcttatctcaccgAAAATATCTATACAAACCAATCCAGTCTTGTCCCTTAAAACAAACCCACGTGCCCATTAATCCCTTTGAAAAATGGGTGTATAAAAGGAGAAGACGAAAAAgaccagaaaaaaaataataaaataaaataaaattgactatCACTTTCATGATCGTCCCCAACATTAGGATTAGGCAGGCAAAGATGCCTAGGTTCAAGTGGTCGTGGTAGGTACTAGGAGTGTTTTTTGTAGGTCCAAGTGGGCTAGAACCCAACCAACCATGTGCAGCCCAACGTACGAAATCACATTAGTTGACGAATTCAACGGTGGAGATCCATTCTACGGACACAATTTATATCCCACTTACTCCGTACCTGGTTGGATTCTCTTATACACGTGTACCACGTGACATTTCGGTTGTATTACGAACGAAGGGCCTTCgaactttctcttcttttgccCATTACACCCTGTCTGCCCTTTGCTTGTTACTTGATATAGCCCCAAAACATGCAAATTAGTTGGCATTTTCATCCTATCTCGTGtgactatatattattaatatttcttaaggataaaaaaaaatcttaaatacaTGTCAGCCACCCACAAGTTTCCATGTGTTATTGGATTCCAAGGATGGGTAATTGAAGTCAATTTGACCCAAGTATTGAATATTCAGAGTTGATTTTTGAGTTTGAGCAAAGCATGATGTCATCAAATGAATTCAAACTTATTTACGAGctggttttgaactttttttttttctttttaaaaatttattattatacatttttttcaatCAGTAGTTActtaattatttcatataaatatctttcatatttcatatacATAAATGCATATATAGATTCCTTACGACTTACGGACGACCATTGATTCAGATGATCTTTCATTGAAAGGGAGAACGTGAGTCATCCATTATGTCTAAAGCAATGAAATCTCGAAATGGTTGTATATGAGCTGTCCACTCCACTACGGATTATGAATGGCTTTATCGTCGACTGATATTAGATGATGGTTCAGTTTGGAGTGACGGCTGCAAATTAAGGAGAACAAGGAGAGCAAGACCAAAGATCCATGTATGCATGTATTAGGGCAACATGGCAGTCCAGTCAGCGGTTTCATGCTTCATATTAACAAGGTATGCATACGTGTTCGTGtagaatgaattatataaatggAAAGTTGTTACTACTTTTTCTTTACTAGGAACAAGATGAGAGGTCGTAGGTAAACCAGGACAAAACGAAAGAAGTAACTTTTTTTGAGACAACTGTCATTTTCTTCTGCTTGCTCTTCTCTCAATGGGTTGGTTAGTCAAAGTTTCAAGCAAGCTCGATGGCAATTGGTTCATAGTATCTATCCAAGGCTTCAAAGTCAAATTCCCTCGTCTCATTCGAGATTCGCCTGAACACAGCAGGTTGAAGGGGGTTGGCAAGGACTCTGAGTGTGGGGGATATCAACATTTCAAAACATTGAAATTAAGGTAGCCTACGACCAAAAACGAAGAAAAACTACACGTACCTATAAGTATGAGAAACGGGAATTTGAAATGGATCGTAGTTGGGTCAAGATTTCTTTAGAAATTTTCAAGGTCTCGATACACACACACTTCACAATACGGGATCCAAAATTTCCAAAAGAGATTCCCTTTTTCAACGACGAGAATGGTTCGGATTTTCTATGGTGGGGTGATAAGTTtgaagatttataaattaagagaTCTATTATTACAAGTATCATAAATGTTTCTTTcagttaataataattattcgAGTTTTTCgatgtttttataatttataacatcatGAACACTTCTTCAATTCTTCCAGTCAACAACTACCACAAAGTGAATTTAGCTTAATGTAGTCCTCTTTTATATTCAACATCAATTTGGGATTTTGAAACTCGCAACTGAAAAAGAACAACATTGCTCAGTGTGTGCAAGTGCCCAGCCGCCGCGGGTTGGGTGTGGGGAGGGGGaggagaaggggggggggggggggggggtgaatgCAATAGAttccaaaattatcaaattcattaatatactaatagaaGCAACACTTGGGCCAAAGTATATGTTCtttgtaaaagaaattaacaGAATACCAAACCTAGTGTGGagtgtgaaaaataaaaagccacTTATCATAACTGAATATCACTAGCAGAAAACAAATCCCGGGAAGAAAGaattgcttatatatattatctacgGTAATCTCTCACCCAACCTCTATAGGATACCTAGTTAATAATGATGATGTATTGAGCTGTGTATTTAGAAACCAAACCTTTGCAACCCAAGATCAAACAAGAAGCTGCTGTTTCCCACCAAGAACAAGGCAAAAACAACCAAAGCGGTAAGGAGGACCCACATCCATGGCTGCATCCTTCTCTTAGAGCGGTTGCGAAGAGGCAGTGGAATTGATTTTGCTTTGCTCTGCTTAGTAAATTGTGATGGTTTTTTAGACCTCTTTGCTACTGTCATGGTATTCTCTCCAGTTTCAGACTCCTTGGGAGTTTCCAGTGGAGTTTCCGAGCTTGGAGCAGATTCTCCTTCATTAGCACCATCATTAGCCTCTATTGCTACTGTGGCCACcttctttttatctttcttcCTTGCTTTCTTCTCCCTTTCCTGGATACAGACCACATCCACATCGAGTTAATACAGAAGCACAAATAAGAGGCAAATGCAAGTATAGATACGGTATGCTAAAATGCTAATTCAGGTCATGGAATTGGGAGCATCAGTGGAATTTACCTTCTCTTTCTGTTCAGCTTCCTTCTGTGCTCTTAACATAGCCCTGGCTTGGGCCTTTTCAGCGGTTCGCTTTTTCCTCTCAAGGGCCTCCTTGGCCTTGGCCTTTTCCTCCAACAAATGCTGCTCCCTCAACTTCgctttttcctcttctcttctcaATTCCTCCATCTTCCTGGCCAACTCCTCTTCCTCCTTTGTTTGCTTAGGCTTTTCTTCTCTTATCTCTTCAATCTCATCTTTGCTAGAAACATTTGCTAAGCCATTCCCCAAAGGAGCAGGTTTTACAGGCTTTTCAGATATATTAGTTGTCTGTTTCTTTTGTTCCACAGCTTTCACATCAGAAAATAGCTTCACTTTTTCAGTTTCCATTTGCACAATTTGTTTCTCTTGTTCCACAGCCGATGACAGGGACACAGGCTTATCCTTGGCCACCCTTTCATAAACAACCTTGGGAATTAGAGGTGGCTGCTCATCCGGACCAAGTGACCGGCCATCCAGCGTCCTCAGTCTCCTCAATGTGCTCCTAGTGTTGCACCTGATATATTCCTTCCGGAACTCATCGTTTTGGTTCCATAGTTCCATTACTTTCTCCGTCTAAATAGAAGATCTGTCAGTGCAAAACTAAAGTTGATTTGCTAGAGAATACCAACAAAAGGACCACATGAGCTCACCTGGTTAATGCAAAGTCTTTGAAGTTCCTCCCTCTTGCCCTCTGATGCTAAATCAGTGGCTGCCCTAATGTCATCCTTGTACTTCCAAAAgtgtttgttctgcatatttAAGGAATAAGAGTTGGGTCAATATCTCTGTTTCCACAATTTGCCTCTCCATGTGAACATCTTTGTTAACCTTCAATAAATACATTCACAGAGGTAAACACACGCTAAACCTATTCTGGTTGGTTATGTCACTTCTTTTTAAAACCATCGGAGAGCAGAAACTGACAAGTTTTGCCAACTAAATAAGCTAGTGGAGTTGGAACATAACGGGAGAAACATTCTGCTCTAAAACtgccaacaaaaacaaacaaggtaCCACCCAACCAAAACATCACAACATAAGCTTAATGGGAAACAGCTTCGAGCATCGTCTTTTAAATTAGATTATCAAATCAGAATAACTTTGAAGTCCATCTATTCTTCCGTTAAAACTTCATTCCAGCTTTTCTGTCCGTCCACAGTTTTTGTCTTTAAGCACTTGCACTTGCTTGCCAACCTGTCACGGTGTGTACATGtgggtatgtgtgtgtgtgccagaaagagagagacagagagaatgACAGAGATCATAATCTCAACAAACAATCAGTTTTATGATCTCTCCCGGACAGACCAATTGACTATTAATAATTGATTgccaacttttttaatttaaaatttcactTGTAAACATTGTAGTAATCTTCTTAGATGTAGAGGCAAAATCTTcaacaaattacaaaatctaAGATGTCCTATGACCAAAATCGCTGGACAAGACTTTCTATTCTGTTGTTGAGAAAATCCAGCTATCCCCTAAAGGAAGAagtttcatgcatgcatatcatgCATACTACTCGAGCATTAGAAAAAGGATAAACATGCAAACATTAAAACAAGATACCTTATCATGCAACTGTTTCTTCAAGCTCTGTAAATGTGCATAAGCTTCTTGGCGAATATTATCCGCTGCTTTAAACTGAGCGTGTAATTCACtgaacttttcattttcttcatcatacCTCTTTTTTGCAGCTGTAGTGACAGCTTCAGCTTTCAGGACATTGTCTCTGAGTATATCAAGTTCCTTTCTCAGAAACTGTAGATTAAAGAAAATCAGATAGGCTATTCAAGGCCTGTCTATACTACAATAAAGTATAAACAGAGAAGTTATCCCATACGTGAATATAGAGCTTCTTAAACTGCATACAGGTTTGAGGTGCATAAATTTAACTATAGATATTTGAACTGCGGTAGCTCAGGTCACCTGCtacttacataaaaattaaatgattatgAGAGCAACCAGACAACAGTACCTTCAAACGTGCTTCAATTTCATCTTTCTGATCTAAAGCCGACTGAACATCATCCTGCCTACCCATATCAGAAGAGAGCTTTTCACGAAGTTGCTTCAGTTGCTTGATTTCACGAATCAACTGCTTTTCTTCACTCAGAGGCAGGGTTTCATGTTGAATTGCATGTTCCATATTACGTATCTGTTTACAAgccataaattgaaaaaaagattGTCATACTTTCCTAAAGACAACCAAATTAAAGTAGATGATGGAAACTTCTCCCCATTCAGCTACCAGCAGAAAAAAGGCAAGTGAGTGCATACATACCCTGCCATCAATATCCTCAACAGAGATTGAATTCTTCACTCTGTTATTCACAGATTGAGCAGAATCCATCTCCTGGCGTTTGGACTTAAGCAAGTCTCGTGCAGCTCTCTCTTCCAACTTGGTAGCTTTAAAATGATCACCAGACTCCTTCCAAGTGGCCTAATAGTAGGAGCATCGAGAAAATCATGTAACAAGAAGCAAAAACCTTActctaaaaaaattgtaaagtaCAAGTCAATATTCCTCACCCTTTTCCTTTGGATTTCAGCTCGAATAGCATCCCGAATTTGAGTCTTCTCATCAACTTGAAACTGAGCATGATTAATCTGTTCTCttaaattttcttcatcatatCTTGGAAGCCTGATTAAATAGTAGAATGGGCGTTGGACAACCTCAGAAATTTGTCCTTCCAAAGCATCACAGGCAGAACCTCCTGGAGACGTTGTTGAGGTTTCATGACCATGAATACAGGTGGTGCCCTCAGCTCCTTGAGATGTTGGTTTGTCACCACTATTTGTACCAGTTAACTGATCAACTCCATCTTCAACACGTACAGCATCTGACACACAGTTAAGTGCACTTTCTGTCGAATTAGCTGAGCCATCCTGAACCTTGGAATCGGATTCAATACCATCATCACAGGGCATATCCCTGCTACTTAGTGTGGACAGGTTTTCAACTTCAGACTCTGATTTCACATCAGCACCTGCAGTATTAGACAATTCATTTTCAACCAAACCATTTACATGGGATTCCACATCTGTAGCAGCAATAGAATGAGGGTGGCCATCATCACAATCAATGACCACTGTTGAAACTTCGAATCCTTCCTTCAGGGCATCAGTTGGAAAGTCGGATACTTTTTTGTCTGAATCAATGACAACAGAACCTGTCTGAGTTTCTGACTTCGCATCATTGGCCTCATGGCTACTTAAAATGGCATCATCAAGGCCATTCTCAGCTTTAATATTTTCATCCGGACCATTCTCAGCTTCAATGCTTTCGTCAGGTTTATCTTCAGCCTCGAGTTCTAATTTTGTATGATCAGCTGGACAAGAATCTGATCTTTCACTTTCATTTGTACCTAAGTTTTCAACTCCAGTCTCTGGCCTCTGATCATCAGCAACACAAGTTGAAAACTTTTCAGGAGTTGGAGAAGCCTCCTCATTCCCAGTTTCTTTTTCTACTACCGAATCGTCATCAGGAGCAGTAGGGAAATTTTCACAACTTTCTCGAAGTACAATCCCACACACAACAGAGGCAGGCAAGCAATCCACATCTTGAGAAGACCCATTTTGTTCAGGGGCGCTTTGAGTGCCACCAACCAATTCATTATTAACAAAGCTATCTGAAATGCTATCGTGATCATG
This genomic interval from Juglans microcarpa x Juglans regia isolate MS1-56 chromosome 4D, Jm3101_v1.0, whole genome shotgun sequence contains the following:
- the LOC121259938 gene encoding uncharacterized protein LOC121259938, with product MTADVDAHGVGEVSEVPNGDVEEKCSLQDLHRENNGVMIINGSNATKEDADSSYVFVGVSDAVSGDHVEPLDLNGGHVENLGSGGVAKSDVVENGECNQNNGGGGGGSEGSRCEIVEGQLGGSDGVEEENGTEAVGESEAHPQPQPQLLEVEEKIKVEESSEDVGETTRSHPVVSGVSASELCESSMQVHDGKTEVNNFDSIAVSELQEIDGEDAKADEDRNPDLSTDGKENHESRDMVTVGVRNYLDRENEAPELETNEIPPEGGAPGALAVDLEQNAKTAPSPVTDTELVNEVGNNGPVCDENGDGSPINHTEDGPSETLDPIQKRAEQNGSPENAESLPLPSPPVVCENAAAKEIPVEADSGECKLGLEQSSKIEVVSSENEDCLPSDHDHDSISDSFVNNELVGGTQSAPEQNGSSQDVDCLPASVVCGIVLRESCENFPTAPDDDSVVEKETGNEEASPTPEKFSTCVADDQRPETGVENLGTNESERSDSCPADHTKLELEAEDKPDESIEAENGPDENIKAENGLDDAILSSHEANDAKSETQTGSVVIDSDKKVSDFPTDALKEGFEVSTVVIDCDDGHPHSIAATDVESHVNGLVENELSNTAGADVKSESEVENLSTLSSRDMPCDDGIESDSKVQDGSANSTESALNCVSDAVRVEDGVDQLTGTNSGDKPTSQGAEGTTCIHGHETSTTSPGGSACDALEGQISEVVQRPFYYLIRLPRYDEENLREQINHAQFQVDEKTQIRDAIRAEIQRKRATWKESGDHFKATKLEERAARDLLKSKRQEMDSAQSVNNRVKNSISVEDIDGRIRNMEHAIQHETLPLSEEKQLIREIKQLKQLREKLSSDMGRQDDVQSALDQKDEIEARLKFLRKELDILRDNVLKAEAVTTAAKKRYDEENEKFSELHAQFKAADNIRQEAYAHLQSLKKQLHDKNKHFWKYKDDIRAATDLASEGKREELQRLCINQTEKVMELWNQNDEFRKEYIRCNTRSTLRRLRTLDGRSLGPDEQPPLIPKVVYERVAKDKPVSLSSAVEQEKQIVQMETEKVKLFSDVKAVEQKKQTTNISEKPVKPAPLGNGLANVSSKDEIEEIREEKPKQTKEEEELARKMEELRREEEKAKLREQHLLEEKAKAKEALERKKRTAEKAQARAMLRAQKEAEQKEKEREKKARKKDKKKVATVAIEANDGANEGESAPSSETPLETPKESETGENTMTVAKRSKKPSQFTKQSKAKSIPLPLRNRSKRRMQPWMWVLLTALVVFALFLVGNSSFLFDLGLQRFGF